CGCAGCTGCGATCTTCGAACTCAAGGTGGGTATGGTAATCGTCATTCCTCGTATTCCCGGCTGTGAGTGGGCCGGGGAGGCGAGGAACTCAACCGTCCGGCGCAGGTCATCAGGCGTCTTCGCACCTCATCGCCTGTAGCATCCGCCGCGCAGCACTCGCGCCGCGCACGCAAGCACCCCCGGGCGCATGCACGATGCCCGGGGGTGCTCCGTCACGCGGATCGGTCAGCCGAATTCTTCAGCGACCTTCTCGCGGTCCGCGTTGCGCTCCTTGGCGCGCTCCAGGTCGACCTCGAGGACCTCGTCGTACCCCAGCCCCTTGGCCTCTGCCTGCATGTCGGCCTTCAGCTGGTCGAATTCGGCGTCGCTGCCGGCGAACACCATCTTCCACGAGTACTGGACGATCACCGGCTCGACCTGCTTGCGCAGGGTCTGGATCTCCGAGGAGTCCGTCGGCGTGGTGTAGCTGGCGCCGGTCGCGACGAGCAGCTGGTCGTTGTCCTTCAGGTAGTCCATCGTGGTCGGCGCCCCGCCCATCTTGGCCTTCCAGTCCGCCGAGAGCGGCGTCTCCACGAGCGCCTGATACGTCGGCCAGCTCCTGTAGCTGAAGGGCATGCCGGTCTCCTTGTCGATGTCGGCCGGGAGCACAGTCGACACGTTCAGCTGAGATCCCCCGTCGACGAAGCTGCCACCGCCCCACTCGGCCGGAACCTCGGCATCGCCCTCGATGAAGACCTTCCTGCCGAACTCGGTCAGCGCGGGCTGGCCGGAGTCATCCAGCTCCCAGGTGAGACCCTTCGGACCTGCGGCCGCCATGACCTTACCGTCGTTGGCGTAGCGCCCCTCCGGCGAGTACAGCCAATCGATGAACGCGGCGATCCGCTCGGGGTCCTTCGCCTTCGAGCCGATCGCCAAAGTCTGCGCTCCGCCGTATATCTCGGCACCGAAAGACAGCACGTTCATATCCTTGAGCGGGGCGATCTGGAAGCCCTTGCCGGCCTGGGTGTTGGCATCGGTGTTGTACGCGGACTGTCCGAGCCACGGCCACCAGGAGAACAGCACCTGCCCGTTCTGGAACTTCGAGAACATGGTGTCGTAGTTCTGCGTCGTCGACTCGGGGTCGATGAGTCCGAGCTTGTTGGCCTCGTGGTAGAACTTCAGCGCGCGCAGGTACTCGCTGTCGTCATCGAGCATCGCCTGGTAGTCCGAGCCGTCCGGCTTGGCTGCCGCGAAGCCCTGCCCCTCGTAGCCGTAGAACGCGGGCGGCTGCCCCGCCGTGACCATCCCGTTGCCGTCCCAGTCCTTGAACAGGGAGATGGCATATACCTTGGCGCCGTTGGGGGCGGTGGGCTCGAGGTCCTGCATGTCCTTCAACACCGGAAGGAGGTCCTCGAGGGTGTTCAGCTCCGGGTAGCCGAGCTGCTTGTAGAGGTCCCAGCGAAGATACGGCCCGAACGTCGGGTCGACCCCCCCATCGGGTTCGGTGGGCTTGATCGACGACATCATCGTCGGGAAGGCGAAGACGCCGTCCTTGCCGTCGTTGAGATGCGTGACCGCGGTGTCGAACTTCTCGACGTTCTCCATCGCAGGGTAGAACGGCGCGTTGTCCAACACCAGGCCGCCTTGGACGAGCTCGTCGAGCTTCTTCCCCTTGCTGATGACGATGAGGTCACCGAGATTGCCGGCCGAGACGCGGGTGTTGTAGAGCGTGTCGCCGCCGCCGGCGACATTCTGGGCGATGAAGTTCAGCTTCATGTTGAACTTCTTCTTCACGAGGTCGCCGAACCAGCCCTCCTGACTGCCCATGTAATTCGCGACCTCGTCGAAGACATCGATCGTGATCTCCTCATCCCACTTG
The Agromyces albus DNA segment above includes these coding regions:
- a CDS encoding extracellular solute-binding protein, which produces MKLPKKAVAIASALAMVGLLTSCIGGAPEAERATISEFPDKWDEEITIDVFDEVANYMGSQEGWFGDLVKKKFNMKLNFIAQNVAGGGDTLYNTRVSAGNLGDLIVISKGKKLDELVQGGLVLDNAPFYPAMENVEKFDTAVTHLNDGKDGVFAFPTMMSSIKPTEPDGGVDPTFGPYLRWDLYKQLGYPELNTLEDLLPVLKDMQDLEPTAPNGAKVYAISLFKDWDGNGMVTAGQPPAFYGYEGQGFAAAKPDGSDYQAMLDDDSEYLRALKFYHEANKLGLIDPESTTQNYDTMFSKFQNGQVLFSWWPWLGQSAYNTDANTQAGKGFQIAPLKDMNVLSFGAEIYGGAQTLAIGSKAKDPERIAAFIDWLYSPEGRYANDGKVMAAAGPKGLTWELDDSGQPALTEFGRKVFIEGDAEVPAEWGGGSFVDGGSQLNVSTVLPADIDKETGMPFSYRSWPTYQALVETPLSADWKAKMGGAPTTMDYLKDNDQLLVATGASYTTPTDSSEIQTLRKQVEPVIVQYSWKMVFAGSDAEFDQLKADMQAEAKGLGYDEVLEVDLERAKERNADREKVAEEFG